The Drosophila mauritiana strain mau12 chromosome 2R, ASM438214v1, whole genome shotgun sequence genome has a segment encoding these proteins:
- the LOC117138269 gene encoding putative inorganic phosphate cotransporter isoform X1, whose protein sequence is MVYYSSGERRPLLARVVPNPLRRLASGGLGVRHWQAVLLFVGMMINYFQRVNISAAIVPMTQSTAGAPFYSWDTSDKSLILSSFFWGYVVSQVPAGLLAKRFGAKLVLGLATAIGGILCFFHPIAAKSGWQSICALRVLTGLVQGTVYPCVHTLLAKWVPRTERGLLTTGVYSGAQFGTAVILVSSGFIFESNMGWPGLFYLSGGLSLAWALLFFWQAANEPATASRISKGEVEYIESLTGSNSSSQSMPVPWMSIFRSPAFYGLLAAHCGFTWGFYTLLTEMPTYMSMVLQLNVKSNAFLSSLPYFAMGLLCFVVSPISDLLINRGTISITTARKLFNSIGQWGPMACLIGLGYMTADEKTWAILLLTLAVGINAGCSCGYLINHIDLSPNFAGPMMGVTNGIAGVTSIIAPLVVGAIVSDEEDPSQWRMVFFITGGIYLVCNTIFVIFGKATIQSWNEPPSTSSTMTLRSHQENDSKSIAPTSDKDIRY, encoded by the exons ATGGTTTATTATTCCAGTGGAGAGAGAAGACCCCTGCTAGCCAGAGTAGTTCCGAATCCGCTTAGGAGATTAGCCT CTGGAGGTCTTGGCGTGCGACACTGGCAGGCGGTTCTTCTGTTCGTGGGCATGATGATCAACTACTTCCAGCGGGTCAACATCTCGGCTGCCATCGTGCCCATGACACAGTCCACCGCGGGTGCTCCGTTCTACAGTTGGGATACGTCGGACAAGTCCCTGATCCTCAGCAGCTTTTTCTGGGGCTATGTCGTCTCCCAGGTGCCGGCAG GACTGCTGGCCAAGCGATTTGGAGCCAAGTTAGTGCTGGGCCTGGCGACTGCAATCGGAGGTATTTTGTGCTTCTTCCATCCCATTGCAGCTAAAAGTGGGTGGCAGAGTATCTGTGCTCTGCGCGTCCTTACCGGGCTGGTCCAGGGCACGGTTTATCCGTGTGTCCACACACTGCTGGCTAAGTGGGTGCCACGCACGGAGCGGGGACTGCTAACCACTGGCGTTTATTCGGGAGCACAGTTCGGAACGGCTGTCATCCTGGTCAGCAGTGGCTTCATCTTCGAATCCAACATGGGTTGGCCAGGGTTGTTCTACCTTTCTGGTGGTCTCAGCCTGGCCTGGGCGCTGCTTTTCTTCTGGCAGGCGGCCAATGAGCCGGCTACAGCCAGCAGGATTAGCAAAGGCGAGGTGGAGTATATCGAAAGCCTTACGGGCAGCAACAGCTCCAGTCAG TCTATGCCTGTGCCCTGGATGTCGATCTTTAGGTCGCCAGCCTTCTACGGTCTGCTGGCCGCACATTGTGGATTCACCTGGGGCTTCTACACGCTGCTCACCGAAATGCCCACTTACATGAGCATGGTTCTGCAGCTAAATGTCAAGTCCAATGCCTTCCTCTCCTCGCTGCCATACTTTGCCATGGGACTGCTGTGCTTTGTGGTCAGTCCCATATCGGATTTGCTCATCAACAGAGGCACCATATCGATCACCACGGCTCGAAAGCTGTTTAATTCGATTGGACAGTGGGGCCCTATGGCTTGTTTGATTGGGCTGGGCTACATGACAGCCGATGAGAAAACGTGGGCCATTCTTCTGCTGACTCTGGCGGTGGGCATCAATGCGGGCTGTTCCTGCGGATATCTAATCAATCACATCGACCTGTCGCCAAACTTTGCCGGCCCCATGATGGGAGTCACCAATGGGATAGCGGGAGTGACCTCCATAATAGCTCCTTTGGTGGTGGGAGCGATCGTATCGGATGAGGAGGATCCCAGCCAGTGGCGCATGGTGTTCTTCATTACAGGAGGAATTTACCTAGTGTGCAACACTATTTTTGTGATATTTGGCAAGGCCACTATTCAGTCGTGGAACGAACCCCCATCGACGTCTAGCACGATGACGCTCCGCAGCCACCAGGAGAACGATTCAAAGTCCATTGCTCCCACGTCAGATAAAGACATTCGGTACTAA
- the LOC117138269 gene encoding putative inorganic phosphate cotransporter isoform X2 has protein sequence MMINYFQRVNISAAIVPMTQSTAGAPFYSWDTSDKSLILSSFFWGYVVSQVPAGLLAKRFGAKLVLGLATAIGGILCFFHPIAAKSGWQSICALRVLTGLVQGTVYPCVHTLLAKWVPRTERGLLTTGVYSGAQFGTAVILVSSGFIFESNMGWPGLFYLSGGLSLAWALLFFWQAANEPATASRISKGEVEYIESLTGSNSSSQSMPVPWMSIFRSPAFYGLLAAHCGFTWGFYTLLTEMPTYMSMVLQLNVKSNAFLSSLPYFAMGLLCFVVSPISDLLINRGTISITTARKLFNSIGQWGPMACLIGLGYMTADEKTWAILLLTLAVGINAGCSCGYLINHIDLSPNFAGPMMGVTNGIAGVTSIIAPLVVGAIVSDEEDPSQWRMVFFITGGIYLVCNTIFVIFGKATIQSWNEPPSTSSTMTLRSHQENDSKSIAPTSDKDIRY, from the exons ATGATGATCAACTACTTCCAGCGGGTCAACATCTCGGCTGCCATCGTGCCCATGACACAGTCCACCGCGGGTGCTCCGTTCTACAGTTGGGATACGTCGGACAAGTCCCTGATCCTCAGCAGCTTTTTCTGGGGCTATGTCGTCTCCCAGGTGCCGGCAG GACTGCTGGCCAAGCGATTTGGAGCCAAGTTAGTGCTGGGCCTGGCGACTGCAATCGGAGGTATTTTGTGCTTCTTCCATCCCATTGCAGCTAAAAGTGGGTGGCAGAGTATCTGTGCTCTGCGCGTCCTTACCGGGCTGGTCCAGGGCACGGTTTATCCGTGTGTCCACACACTGCTGGCTAAGTGGGTGCCACGCACGGAGCGGGGACTGCTAACCACTGGCGTTTATTCGGGAGCACAGTTCGGAACGGCTGTCATCCTGGTCAGCAGTGGCTTCATCTTCGAATCCAACATGGGTTGGCCAGGGTTGTTCTACCTTTCTGGTGGTCTCAGCCTGGCCTGGGCGCTGCTTTTCTTCTGGCAGGCGGCCAATGAGCCGGCTACAGCCAGCAGGATTAGCAAAGGCGAGGTGGAGTATATCGAAAGCCTTACGGGCAGCAACAGCTCCAGTCAG TCTATGCCTGTGCCCTGGATGTCGATCTTTAGGTCGCCAGCCTTCTACGGTCTGCTGGCCGCACATTGTGGATTCACCTGGGGCTTCTACACGCTGCTCACCGAAATGCCCACTTACATGAGCATGGTTCTGCAGCTAAATGTCAAGTCCAATGCCTTCCTCTCCTCGCTGCCATACTTTGCCATGGGACTGCTGTGCTTTGTGGTCAGTCCCATATCGGATTTGCTCATCAACAGAGGCACCATATCGATCACCACGGCTCGAAAGCTGTTTAATTCGATTGGACAGTGGGGCCCTATGGCTTGTTTGATTGGGCTGGGCTACATGACAGCCGATGAGAAAACGTGGGCCATTCTTCTGCTGACTCTGGCGGTGGGCATCAATGCGGGCTGTTCCTGCGGATATCTAATCAATCACATCGACCTGTCGCCAAACTTTGCCGGCCCCATGATGGGAGTCACCAATGGGATAGCGGGAGTGACCTCCATAATAGCTCCTTTGGTGGTGGGAGCGATCGTATCGGATGAGGAGGATCCCAGCCAGTGGCGCATGGTGTTCTTCATTACAGGAGGAATTTACCTAGTGTGCAACACTATTTTTGTGATATTTGGCAAGGCCACTATTCAGTCGTGGAACGAACCCCCATCGACGTCTAGCACGATGACGCTCCGCAGCCACCAGGAGAACGATTCAAAGTCCATTGCTCCCACGTCAGATAAAGACATTCGGTACTAA
- the LOC117138277 gene encoding uncharacterized protein LOC117138277 isoform X1 — MHSKRNNQCLLLTLVLGLLGGAGHCYVVEPPIVHVEMDKAGMHRTLNYRLRFDIPLVGKDCEYVLLQDLPASVYISTDELDDLQRLKRLNAIYPKFVNIEVATERAQPFSVLLRGTPKITESLALPLHFRYHAPSDKRSAATVVIPLPELYLNCPMVDSALIENELVARPDKLYCLNAPESRFDENHVKDGQPTTMANLERCNWRRVHVDCQLKMPLRAEIPVGQTSAYGPVLCGTILLGWSLALWTIIHSMANTRRINQRLNEQRLLQQKVK; from the exons ATGCATTCCAAGCGAAATAACCAGTGCTTACTGCTTACCTTGGTTTTGGGGTTACTGGGAGGAGCGGGCCATTGTTATGTAGTCGAACCACCTATTGTTCACGTGGAAATGGACAAAGCCGGCATGCACAG GACCCTCAACTACCGTCTGCGGTTCGACATTCCCCTGGTGGGCAAGGACTGCGAGTATGTGCTGCTCCAGGATTTGCCCGCATCCGTTTACATAAGCACAGACGAACTGGATGACCTGCAGCGTTTGAAGAGG TTAAATGCCATCTACCCCAAATTCGTCAACATTGAAGTGGCCACGGAACGGGCGCAGCCCTTCTCCGTTTTACTGCGCGGTACACCAAAGATTACGGAATCGCTGGCTCTGCCCTTGCATTTTCGCTACCATGCCCCCAGTGATAAGCG ATCGGCGGCCACGGTGGTCATACCCCTACCCGAGCTCTATCTCAACTGCCCGATGGTTGATAGTGCGCTCATCGAGAACGAGTTGGTTGCCCGGCCCGATAAGCTCTACTGCCTGAATGCGCCGGAAAGCCGTTTCGACGAGAACCACGTCAAGGATGGCCAGCCGACGACCATGGCTAATCTGGAGCGCTGCAACTGGAGGCGGGTGCACGTGGACTGCCAGCTGAAGATGCCGCTGCGTGCCGAGATTCCGGTAGGCCAGACTAGCGCCTACGGTCCGGTTCTGTGCGGCACCATCCTGCTGGGTTGGTCCCTGGCCCTGTGGACCATTATCCACTCGATGGCCAACACACGACGCATCAATCAGCGCCTAAACGAGCAGCGACTTCTGCAGCAAAAGGTCAAGTAA
- the LOC117138277 gene encoding uncharacterized protein LOC117138277 isoform X2, translating to MHSKRNNQCLLLTLVLGLLGGAGHCYVVEPPIVHVEMDKAGMHRTLNYRLRFDIPLVGKDCEYVLLQDLPASVYISTDELDDLQRLKRLNAIYPKFVNIEVATERAQPFSVLLRGTPKITESLALPLHFRYHAPSDKRCDRRPRWSYPYPSSISTARWLIVRSSRTSWLPGPISSTA from the exons ATGCATTCCAAGCGAAATAACCAGTGCTTACTGCTTACCTTGGTTTTGGGGTTACTGGGAGGAGCGGGCCATTGTTATGTAGTCGAACCACCTATTGTTCACGTGGAAATGGACAAAGCCGGCATGCACAG GACCCTCAACTACCGTCTGCGGTTCGACATTCCCCTGGTGGGCAAGGACTGCGAGTATGTGCTGCTCCAGGATTTGCCCGCATCCGTTTACATAAGCACAGACGAACTGGATGACCTGCAGCGTTTGAAGAGG TTAAATGCCATCTACCCCAAATTCGTCAACATTGAAGTGGCCACGGAACGGGCGCAGCCCTTCTCCGTTTTACTGCGCGGTACACCAAAGATTACGGAATCGCTGGCTCTGCCCTTGCATTTTCGCTACCATGCCCCCAGTGATAAGCGGTGTG ATCGGCGGCCACGGTGGTCATACCCCTACCCGAGCTCTATCTCAACTGCCCGATGGTTGATAGTGCGCTCATCGAGAACGAGTTGGTTGCCCGGCCCGATAAGCTCTACTGCCTGA
- the LOC117138275 gene encoding ribonuclease H1 yields the protein MLLPRYFCWNLQRCTMAFYAVASGRKSGVYGSWAECEEQVKGFKNAKYKKFKTRQEADQFVNGCKSYVPQDVAVPLGKGKAPLASWKNSIKVNESPKYTEEWPEEDHDLAEDDLNAAMNEVEGDPKPSSSSNLADILNRKRKVAASSHMRNKIPRHASQVSEATGLKQVGAFQFEIDAEGYVIVYTDGSCIGNGQAGACAGYGVYFGKNHQLNAAKPVEGRVTNNVGEIQAAIYAIKTALDLGIQKLCINTDSQFLINSITLWVAGWKKRDWKLKNNQPVKNVVDFKELDKLLQDNNITVKWNYVEAHKGIEGNEMADKLARQGSALYKEKHG from the exons ATGTTACTCCCGCGGTATTTTTGCTGGAACCTCCAACGCTGCACGATGGCCTTTTACGCTGTAGCTAGTGGGCGGAAGTCTGGAGTCTACGGCTCTTGGGCGGAGTGCGAGGAGCAGGTTAAGGGCTTCAAGAACGCCAAATACAAGAAATTTAAGACACGCCAGGAAGCGGATCAGTTCGTTAATGGCTGTAAGTCGTATGTTCCGCAGGATGTGGCCGTGCCGCTGGGCAAGGGAAAGGCGCCACTGGCCAGTTGGAAGAACAGTATCAAAGTGAATGAGAGCCCCAAATACACAGAGGAGTGGCCCGAAGAGGATCACGACCTAGCCGAGGATGATCTG AATGCGGCCATGAACGAGGTGGAGGGAGATCCCAAGCCATCTAGTAGTAGCAATTTA GCAGACATTCTCAATCGCAAACGGAAGGTCGCGGCCAGCAGCCATATGCGCAACAAGATTCCACGACATGCATCTCAGGTCTCAGAAGCCACAGGACTCAAGCAAGTGGGTGCCTTCCAGTTTGAAATCGATGCCGAGGGCTATGTGATTGTGTACACAGACGGCTCCTGCATAGGCAATGGACAAGCCGGCGCCTGTGCCGGATATGGCGTTTATTTCGGCAAGAATCACCAGCT AAACGCAGCCAAGCCCGTGGAAGGACGCGTTACAAATAATGTTGGTGAAATACAAGCGGCCATTTATGCCATTAAAACAGCTCTTGACTTGGGAATACAGAAGCTGTGCATAAATACAGACTCCCAGTTTTTGATCAACTCCATAACGCTGTGGGTTGCGGGTTGGAAAAAAAGGGATTGGAAGCTAAAGAACAATCAGCCTGTTAAAAACGTCGTTGACTTCAAGGAACTGGATAAACTGCTTCAGGACAACAACATTACCGTGAAATGG AACTACGTGGAGGCCCACAAGGGCATAGAGGGCAATGAAATGGCAGACAAATTGGCGCGGCAAGGATCCGCCTTGTATAAAGAGAAACATGGTTGA
- the LOC117138264 gene encoding ribonuclease 3 encodes MYQPPLPPPPVQPAPPPPPPPPEEDLSPPGVGVPSHNYSSNDSHSQSSKSSDYVYPETPAPYASSVPSYDPYQQPPAYGYEGYAYNEPAQKYVGQEPHYQYQYPASGSSFLYESYKYPDRYPAYSSNYRPPSERQRYNSNSSSQGYHHYPGYSSGRRYEQRHDQEHRQIPEGRYAHEPRHGHYAHRQPKGSQHGYYGSAARSQASDDYSPRSYHERERNEPLEKTRPKPKVETERDRLLRQWCSNFCEKPEDYVKKMNALSEADAPVESWVRSSPAELYYERTKSENEVRGRARLQKLCNLFDEELLKRAERVREKLPVYVPPPRKARRRVCKHKHKSEACSSSSSSDDDSDEDAFKIEQDCCMEELSRKVQHPQRVHADLWHNDAGEMNDGPLCRCSAKSRRIGIRHGIYPGETGYKLCDPNSNNAGKLFHYRISISPPTNFLTKTPTIIKHDEHEFLFEGFSLLSHVRLSDLPVCKVIRFNIEYTIEYEEEKMPENFTIHELDLFFKYLFHELLELVDFNLMPNLASGSVEESCPAFHFFPRFVRDLPDNGKEVLAMVEVLRYLLDNSAQLVERQQLLHLNQISQSEWQNYVDFIKGMLVTKPGYKPCSLRVDQLDRNNSDLPECVDRETGISHPAIVHFGICHPQLSYAGNPEYQKAWREYVKYRHLMANMSKPSFKDKRKLEEKEQRLQEMRTQGRMKRNITVAISSEGFYRTGIMCDVVQHAMLIPVLTGHLRFHKSLDLLEESIGYRFKNRYLLQLALTHPSYKENYGTNPDHARNSLTNCGIRQPEYGDRKIHYMNTRKRGINTLVSIMSRFGKDQETVSNITHNERLEFLGDAVVEFLSSIHLFFMFPELEEGGLATYRAAIVQNQHLALLAKKLQLEEFMLYAHGSDLCHELELRHAMANCFEALMGALLLDGGIKVADEVFTDALFRQDEKLLSIWKNLPEHPLQEQEPLGDRSCIDSYRVLKELTKFEDSIGIKFKHIRLLARAFTDRSIGFTHLTLGSNQRLEFLGDTVLQLICSEYLYRHFPEHHEGHLSLLRSSLVNNRTQAVVCDDLGMPKYAVYANPKADLKTKDRADLLEAFLGALYVDKGLLYCEQFCHVCLFPRLQLFIMNQDWNDPKSKLQQCCLTLRTMDGGEPDIPYYKVVEASGPTNTRVYKVAVYFRSKRLATSSGSSIQQAEMNAAKQALENSRDLFPQLDHQKRVIAKSIKKQTGNELDNDSDRQPQDEKIKRPKYATPLQDESHLPKQYRMHENISSDELPEDEDFESTAPKSPTLPLKSNRSGSSSSSSSDSDGSTSSPKCKRRLKKCSSVSSQSSQG; translated from the exons ATGTACCAGCCGCCTTTGCCTCCGCCTCCAGTCCAGCCTGCTCCTCCGCCCCCGCCACCTCCGCCAGAAGAAGATCTATCTCCGCCAGGAGTAGGTGTTCCCTCTCACAACTATTCTTCAAATGATTCCCATTCTCAGAGCTCGAAGTCTTCGGATTACGTATATCCGGAGACACCGGCACCTTATGCCAGCTCAGTACCTAGCTATGATCCGTACCAGCAACCACCAGCGTACGGCTACGAGGGATATGCTTATAACGAACCAGCACAGAAGTACGTTGGCCAGGAGCCCCATTACCAATACCAGTACCCGGCATCCGGATCATCCTTCCTCTATGAAAGCTATAAATACCCAGACCGCTATCCTGCCTATTCGTCTAACTATCGACCACCATCCGAAAGGCAGAGGTACAATTCCAACAGCTCCAGTCAAGGCTACCACCATTATCCCGGCTATAGCTCGGGTAGGCGGTATGAACAAAGACATGATCAGGAACACCGTCAAATTCCGGAGGGCCGATATGCCCACGAGCCACGACACGGACACTATGCCCACAGGCAGCCAAAGGGGTCGCAACACGGATACTATGGATCTGCAGCCAGGAGCCAAGCCAGCGATGACTATTCCCCACGTAGCTATCACGAGAGGGAGAGAAATGAGCCCTTAGAGAAGACTAGGCCCAAACCGAAGGTGGAGACCGAGAGGGACCGTCTGCTGAGACAGTGGTGTTCTAACTTCTGCGAAAAACCAGAGGACTATGTGAAGAAGATGAACGCCCTCAGCGAGGCGGATGCCCCAGTCGAATCCTGGGTGCGATCATCGCCAGCGGAGCTCTACTACGAGCGCACGAAGAGTGAAAACGAGGTCAGAGGTCGGGCGCGGCTGCAAAAGCTGTGCAACCTATTCGATGAGGAGCTCCTGAAGAGAGCAGAGCGCGTACGCGAGAAGCTACCCGTTTACGTGCCGCCTCCAAGAAAGGCTCGCCGGCGTGTTTGCAAGCATAAACACAAGTCGGAAGCctgctcctcgtcctcctcctccgatGACGACTCCGACGAAGACGCTTTTAAGATCGAGCAGGACTGCTGTATGGAGGAGCTTTCGCGCAAGGTGCAACATCCGCAGCGTGTGCACGCAGATCTCTGGCACAACGACGCCGGTGAGATGAACGACGGACCTCTTTGCCGCTGCTCAGCCAAGTCCCGGCGCATTGGCATTCGGCACGGCATATATCCGGGCGAGACTGGCTACAAATTGTGCGATCCAAACAGCAACAATGCAGGCAAGCTGTTCCACTACAGGATCAGCATCTCACCGCCCACTAACTTCCTGACAAAGACACCCACCATTATCAAGCATGATGAGCACGAGTTTCTGTTCGAGGGCTTCTCACTTCTCTCGCATGTGCGTCTCTCCGATCTGCCCGTCTGCAAGGTGATCCGCTTCAACATCGAGTACACTATTGAGTACGAGGAGGAGAAGATGCCCGAGAACTTCACCATCCATGAGCTAGACCTTTTTT TCAAATACCTGTTTCATGAACTGCTGGAGCTGGTAGACTTTAATCTAATGCCCAACTTAGCGTCCGGAAGCGTCGAGGAATCCTGCCCAGCTTTTCACTTCTTTCCGCGTTTCGTCCGCGACCTGCCAGATAATGGAAAGGAGGTTTTGGCCATGGTCGAAGTACTCCGTTACTTGCTGGATAATTCTGCACAGCTGGTGGAAAGGCAGCAACTGCTGCATCTTAACCAGATTAGTCAGAGCGAGTGGCAAAACTACGTGGACTTCATAAAGGGAATGCTGGTCACTAAGCCGGGTTATAAGCCGTGTTCGCTGCGTGTTGACCAATTGGACAGGAATAACTCCGATTTGCCCGAGTGCGTAGATCGCGAGACTGGAATCTCACACCCAGCGATCGTGCACTTCGGCATTTGTCATCCGCAGCTAAGCTACGCGGGCAATCCAGAGTACCAGAAGGCGTGGCGAGAGTACGTTAAGTATCGTCATCTGATGGCCAACATGTCGAAGCCCTCTTTTAAGGACAAGCGCAAGCTAGAGGAGAAGGAGCAACGTCTTCAGGAGATGCGAACTCAGGGGCGCATGAAACGAAATATCACAGTGGCGATCAGCTCGGAGGGCTTCTATCGCACTGGCATTATGTGCGACGTTGTGCAGCATGCCATGTTGATTCCTGTCCTAACTGGTCACCTTCGCTTTCACAAGTCGCTGGACCTGCTAGAGGAGAGTATCGGGTACCGCTTTAAAAATCGGTACCTTCTCCAATTGGCACTTACGCATCCCTCATACAAGGAGAACTACGGTACCAATCCGGATCACGCTCGCAATTCGCTGACTAACTGCGGAATTCGTCAGCCGGAGTATGGAGATCGCAAGATCCACTACATGAACACACGCAAGCGGGGTATCAACACCTTAGTGAGCATTATGTCCAGATTTGGCAAGGATCAAGAGACTGTTTCGAACATAACCCACAATGAGAGACTAGAGTTCCTCGGTGATGCTGTGGTAGAATTCCTCAGCTCGATCCATCTGTTTTTTATGTTCCCTGAACTGGAGGAGGGTGGTTTGGCCACTTACCGAGCGGCAATTGTCCAAAACCAGCACTTGGCTCTGTTGGCGAAAAAGTTGCAACTGGAAGAGTTTATGCTGTACGCACACGGATCCGATCTGTGCCACGAGTTGGAACTGCGTCACGCAATGGCCAACTGTTTTGAAGCGCTAATGGGCGCGCTTCTGTTGGATGGTGGAATAAAGGTGGCAGATGAGGTGTTCACGGATGCACTCTTCCGGCAGGACGAGAAACTGCTAAGTATCTGGAAGAATCTGCCGGAGCACCCGTTGCAGGAACAAGAGCCACTTGGGGATCGCAGCTGTATTGATTCCTACCGTGTGCTTAAGGAGTTAACGAAATTCGAGGACTCAATTGGAATCAAGTTTAAGCACATTCGGCTTTTGGCTCGCGCGTTTACCGATCGCTCCATTGGATTCACCCACTTGACCCTTGGGTCCAATCAGCGATTAGAGTTCTTGGGCGACACGGTGCTCCAGCTGATTTGCTCGGAGTACCTGTATCGTCACTTCCCTGAGCACCACGAGGGCCACTTGTCCCTCCTACGCTCCTCATTGGTCAATAACCGCACTCAAGCGGTGGTCTGTGATGATTTGGGAATGCCCAAATATGCCGTGTATGCCAATCCCAAGGCTGACTTGAAGACTAAAGATCGTGCCGATCTGCTGGAGGCATTCCTAGGCGCCCTGTACGTGGACAAAGGTCTCCTGTATTGTGAGCAGTTTTGCCACGTATGTTTGTTCCCGCGACTCCAGCTGTTTATCATGAATCAGGACTGGAACGATCCCAAGTCGAAGCTGCAGCAGTGCTGCCTCACCCTTCGCACAATGGATGGCGGCGAGCCGGACATTCCCTACTACAAGGTGGTGGAGGCCAGTGGTCCAACCAATACGCGGGTATACAAGGTGGCCGTTTATTTCCGCTCAAAGCGTCTGGCCACTTCAAGCGGCTCCTCCATTCAGCAGGCGGAGATGAACGCCGCTAAGCAGGCGCTGGAGAACTCGAGGGACCTGTTTCCCCAGCTGGATCACCAAAAGCGCGTGATCGCCAAGAGCATAAAGAAACAAACTGGAAACGAGTTGGACAACGACAGTGATCGGCAGCCCCAAGACGAAAAAATCAAGCGGCCCAAATATGCGACACCGCTTCAGGATGAGAGCCATCTTCCTAAGCAATATCGCATGCACGAGAACATTTCCAGTGACGAGTTGCCGGAAGACGAAGACTTTGAAAGCACTGCTCCCAAGAGTCCAACAT TGCCCTTAAAAAGTAACAGAAGTGgaagtagcagcagcagcagcagtgatAGTGATGGCTCAACCTCTTCTCCGAAGTGCAAGCGCCGATTAAAGAAGTGTTCCTCGGTGTCTTCACAATCTTCACAGGGATGA
- the LOC117138268 gene encoding mitochondrial-processing peptidase subunit alpha, producing the protein MMNGRSIGMLKKLRHTWRTFPRLMATKVTSLGGDEVGSGTGIGQITGGVRTSDGPQKVNTPSKEIVTHLPPLTEPLPNLPEAVYAAPLAESAITKVTTLPNGLRIASEPRYGQFCTVGLVIDSGPRYEVAYPSGVSHFLEKLAFNSTVNFPNKDAILKELEKNGGICDCQSSRDTLIYAASIDSRAIDSVTRLLADVTLRPTLSDQEVSLARRAVNFELETLGMRPEQEPILMDMIHAAAFRDNTLGLPKLCPLENLDHIDRNVLMNYLKYHHSPKRMVIAGVGVDHDELVNHVQRYFVDDKAIWETEALQDLGPKQVDTSIAQYTGGLVKEQCEIPIYAAAGLPELAHVILGFEGCSHQDKDFVPLCVLNIMMGGGGSFSAGGPGKGMYSRLYTKVLNRFHWMYSATAYNHAYGDCGLFCVHGSAPPQHMNDMVEVLTREMMGMAAEPGREELMRSKIQLQSMLLMNLESRPVVFEDVGRQVLATGQRKRPQHFIKEIESVTAADIQRVAQRLLSSPPSVAARGDIHNLPEMSHITNAFSGSGRTGLGRRLSLFK; encoded by the exons ATGATGAACGGGCGCAGCATCGGCATGCTGAAAAAGCTCAGGCACACCTGGCGCAC GTTTCCACGCCTCATGGCCACCAAGGTGACCAGTCTGGGTGGCGACGAGGTGGGCAGTGGCACTGGAATCGGCCAGATCACCGGCGGCGTGCGTACGAGTGATGGGCCACAGAAGGTGAACACGCCTTCCAAGGAGATTGTCACCCACCTGCCGCCTCTCACCGAGCCACTGCCCAACCTGCCCGAGGCCGTTTACGCAGCTCCTCTGGCGGAGAGCGCCATTACGAAGGTAACGACGCTGCCGAATGGTCTGCGGATCGCCTCGGAACCGCGATACGGACAGTTTTGCACAGTGGGCCTGGTTATCGACTCCGGGCCGCGCTACGAAGTCGCGTACCCCAGCGGCGTGTCGCACTTTCTCGAAAAGCTAGCCTTTAAT TCCACAGTCAACTTTCCCAACAAGGACGCCATACTTAAGGAGCTGGAGAAGAACGGAGGCATTTGCGACTGTCAGAGCTCGCGGGACACGCTCATTTATGCCGCCAGCATCGACAGCCGGGCCATTGATTCCGTGACGCGTCTGCTGGCGGACGTGACTTTGCGGCCCACACTTAGCGATCAGGAGGTGAGTCTGGCCAGGCGTGCCGTCAACTTTGAGCTGGAGACTCTGGGCATGCGGCCTGAGCAGGAGCCCATACTGATGGACATGATCCACGCGGCAGCCTTCAGAGACAATACCTTGGGCCTGCCCAAGCTATGTCCCCTTGAGAACCTGGACCACATAGACCGCAATGTGCTGATGAACTACCTTAAGTACCATCACTCTCCCAAGCGCATGGTCATTGCTGGTGTAGGC GTGGATCATGATGAGCTGGTTAACCATGTGCAAAGATACTTTGTGGATGACAAAGCCATCTGGGAAACGGAAGCCCTACAGGACTTGGGACCCAAGCAAGTAGATACGTCTATTGCACAATACACTGGCGGATTAGTAAAG GAACAATGCGAAATCCCAATTTATGCGGCCGCTGGGCTACCAGAGCTGGCCCACGTAATTCTCGGGTTTGAGGGCTGTTCCCACCAGGACAAGGACTTCGTTCCCTTGTGCGTCCTGAATATCATGATGGGCGGTGGTGGATCCTTCTCCGCAGGCGGTCCTGGCAAGGGCATGTACTCGCGCCTGTATACCAAGGTGTTAAACCGCTTCCATTGGATGTACAGCGCCACGGCCTACAATCACGCTTACGGCGACTGCGGTCTCTTCTGTGTTCACGGTAGCGCACCGCCACAGCACATGAACGACATGGTCGAGGTGCTGACCCGCGAGATGATGGGCATGGCCGCAGAGCCAGGCCGTGAAGAGCTTATGCGCTCGAAGATCCAGCTTCAGTCCATGCTGCTGATGAATCTGGAGTCAAGACCCGTTGTGTTCGAGGATGTGGGCCGCCAAGTGCTGGCAACGGGGCAGCGAAAACGACCGCAGCATTTTATTAAGGAAATTG AAAGTGTAACTGCCGCCGATATCCAACGCGTTGCTCAACGTCTCCTGAGCTCCCCGCCTTCTGTGGCCGCCCGCGGCGACATCCATAATCTTCCCGAGATGAGCCACATAACCAATGCGTTCAGTGGTTCAGGACGTACCGGGCTGGGACGTAGGCTTTCCTTGTTCAAATAG